The following are encoded together in the candidate division KSB1 bacterium genome:
- a CDS encoding zf-HC2 domain-containing protein yields MKSKCDNFPVLITRYIDDELDVSRKNEVKIHLRECSECHETYEQETQVKKLLRERLSIVKAPAYLRSRIRRNLIRNGNRPGFWQLVHSLFLYRPVTASFVMALIAFMVFLPTVQLLDNPFNVAEEQAKTAQLKGEIICLDCEFRSKSGVNPAHDPQVHRHGLKAEDESIWTFVQASSNNELLQDPKLLRKKALVSGILFRKSQYIYVQEYELL; encoded by the coding sequence ATGAAAAGTAAATGCGACAATTTTCCAGTTTTAATTACCCGTTACATCGATGATGAGTTAGATGTTTCGAGAAAAAATGAAGTTAAAATTCATTTGCGAGAATGCTCCGAATGCCATGAAACCTACGAGCAGGAAACGCAGGTCAAGAAACTCCTGCGAGAGAGACTTTCGATTGTAAAAGCTCCGGCCTATCTGAGAAGCAGGATCCGCCGCAATTTAATTCGCAATGGGAACCGACCGGGTTTTTGGCAGCTCGTGCATTCTTTGTTTCTTTATCGACCGGTGACGGCGTCCTTCGTCATGGCGCTGATAGCCTTCATGGTTTTTCTACCGACCGTTCAATTGCTGGACAATCCTTTTAATGTTGCAGAAGAACAAGCAAAGACGGCGCAACTAAAAGGCGAGATAATTTGTCTCGATTGTGAATTTCGATCTAAAAGCGGGGTGAATCCCGCGCATGACCCACAAGTGCATCGCCATGGGTTGAAAGCTGAGGACGAATCTATTTGGACATTTGTCCAGGCAAGTTCAAATAATGAGCTTTTACAAGACCCAAAATTGCTCAGAAAAAAGGCACTCGTCTCCGGTATCCTATTTCGGAAGTCACAATATATTTATGTTCAGGAATATGAATTGCTTTGA
- a CDS encoding IS1634 family transposase → MYIRKITRKKDGKTHAYWALVESRRTERGPRQHVVAYLGEMDAAGRLGVRKAAEGRSDHQADLYEKLEPEWVEVNVRGVRTERVRDFGDIWLALELLKRLGLVAFFQQVMPAGREKIPWADLACILTIARFCEPKSELYIAEHFYGHTALADLMGIPNDLVYDNRLYRALDQLLPHKEALEKHLKQRFGELFNIEYDLLLYDVTSTYFEGEAASNSQAKRGYSRDQRPDCKQVCIALVVTQEGIPLGYEVFAGNRHDSTTVEEIVEKMETRYGAADRIWVMDRGMVSDENIDFLKQKGRRYIIGTPKSLLKK, encoded by the coding sequence ATGTACATAAGAAAGATTACTCGCAAAAAAGATGGCAAGACCCACGCCTACTGGGCGCTGGTTGAATCTCGTCGAACCGAACGCGGCCCCCGCCAACATGTGGTTGCCTACCTCGGTGAAATGGACGCAGCCGGTCGTTTAGGAGTCCGGAAAGCAGCAGAAGGTCGTTCGGACCACCAGGCCGACCTGTACGAGAAGCTCGAACCGGAGTGGGTCGAAGTCAACGTTCGGGGTGTCCGTACCGAGCGGGTGCGTGATTTTGGCGACATTTGGCTGGCCCTTGAGCTTTTGAAGCGTCTGGGACTGGTCGCGTTTTTTCAGCAGGTGATGCCGGCCGGTCGAGAAAAGATTCCCTGGGCCGACTTGGCTTGCATCTTGACCATTGCCCGCTTTTGTGAGCCCAAAAGTGAGCTTTACATTGCTGAACATTTTTATGGCCATACCGCATTGGCCGATTTAATGGGTATCCCCAATGACCTGGTCTATGACAACCGTCTCTACCGGGCTTTGGACCAGCTTCTGCCCCACAAAGAGGCGCTTGAGAAACATTTGAAACAGCGTTTTGGTGAACTCTTCAATATCGAATACGACTTGCTCCTCTACGATGTCACCTCAACTTATTTCGAAGGCGAAGCGGCAAGCAACTCGCAGGCGAAACGCGGCTACTCCCGTGACCAGCGCCCGGATTGCAAGCAAGTTTGCATCGCCTTAGTGGTCACCCAAGAAGGCATTCCTCTGGGCTATGAAGTCTTTGCTGGCAACCGTCACGACAGCACCACAGTGGAAGAAATCGTCGAGAAGATGGAAACGCGTTATGGCGCTGCCGACCGCATCTGGGTGATGGATCGCGGTATGGTCAGCGACGAAAACATTGACTTCCTGAAGCAGAAGGGCCGACGCTATATCATTGGCACCCCCAAAAGCCTGCTGAAGAAG
- a CDS encoding sigma-70 family RNA polymerase sigma factor, whose amino-acid sequence MLEKQRQVDNSTLVGNEFQALAFEHVDSLYNTALRMTKNALDAEDLLQDVYLRAFRFFHRFEKGTNFKAWIFKILTNTYINQYRKKINKPYHVDLEKIKYNYDIKEATAQTSAQESERLDYETLFDDEIKNALQQIPDEFRVVVLLADVESFSYKEVAKIIGCPIGTVMSRLSRGRKQLQNYLREYARKGGFINKIEN is encoded by the coding sequence ATGTTAGAAAAGCAAAGACAAGTTGACAATTCTACCTTAGTGGGAAATGAATTTCAAGCGCTTGCTTTTGAGCATGTGGACTCACTTTACAATACTGCTTTAAGAATGACCAAAAATGCTCTTGATGCAGAAGATTTGCTTCAAGATGTTTATCTGCGTGCCTTTAGGTTTTTTCACAGGTTTGAAAAGGGCACGAATTTTAAAGCCTGGATATTTAAGATTTTAACCAATACTTATATCAATCAATATAGAAAGAAGATAAACAAGCCGTACCATGTCGATTTAGAAAAAATCAAATATAATTATGATATCAAAGAAGCAACAGCTCAGACCAGCGCTCAGGAATCTGAACGATTAGATTACGAAACATTGTTCGACGATGAAATTAAAAATGCATTACAACAAATTCCGGATGAATTCAGGGTGGTCGTGTTACTTGCCGATGTTGAATCGTTTTCATACAAAGAAGTCGCTAAAATTATTGGATGCCCTATCGGAACAGTGATGTCCCGACTTTCGAGAGGGCGGAAACAATTGCAGAATTATTTGAGAGAATATGCTAGGAAAGGCGGCTTCATAAATAAAATAGAAAATTAG